One stretch of Armigeres subalbatus isolate Guangzhou_Male chromosome 2, GZ_Asu_2, whole genome shotgun sequence DNA includes these proteins:
- the LOC134214709 gene encoding charged multivesicular body protein 4b, which translates to MSFFGKLFSGKKGEPAPTPSEAIQKLRDIENMLTKKQEFLEKKIDIELDTARKNGTKNKRAALQALKRKKRYEKQLTQIDGTLSTIEMQREALENANTNTAVLTTMKKASDALKAAHKDMNIDDVHEMMDDIAEQNDIANEISNAVSSAVGFGQDIDDDELEKELEELEQEELDKELLGVQPETDQLPDVPATDLPAKAKEKKKAVTEDDDDPDMKELMSWAN; encoded by the exons ATGAGcttcttcggaaaattattcTCCGGAAAGAAGGGCGAACCTGCCCCGACACCGAGCGAGGCCATACAGAAGCTTAGGGACATAGAAAATATGCTGACCAAGaaacaggaattcctggagaaaaagATTGATATCGAATTGGACACCGCTCGGAAGAATGGAACCAAAAACAAGAGAG CTGCACTGCAGGCTCTCAAGCGGAAGAAGCGGTACGAAAAGCAATTGACTCAAATCGATGGCACTTTATCCACAATCGAAATGCAGCGGGAGGCTTTGGAGAATGCCAATACCAATACAGCCGTCTTAACCACAATGAAAAAGGCTTCAGATGCCCTGAAGGCCGCTCACAAAGATAT GAATATCGACGATGTGCACGAGATGATGGATGACATTGCAGAGCAGAACGATATTGCGAACGAAATCTCGAATGCAGTCTCGTCGGCGGTTGGATTCGGTCAGGACATCGACGATGACGAGCTGGAGAAGGAGCTGGAAGAGTTGGAACAGGAAGAACTGGACAAGGAGCTGCTCGGTGTGCAGCCGGAGACGGATCAGCTCCCGGACGTGCCAGCAACCGATCTGCCCGCCAAAGCGAAAGAGAAGAAAAAGG CTGTTACCGAGGATGACGATGATCCGGACATGAAGGAACTGATGTCGTGGGCTAACTAA
- the LOC134214711 gene encoding uncharacterized protein LOC134214711: protein MRTLFQIFCLVATMTTIMGRESIPEAVRNYNLNIQSFQNFQFFKYPGKLTPYGVRPGNHNPSWSQKAAAVFKYFKDVAVGPPMRNYGVRFDEKRALRLRSAYQKQFGYRGENLVALIGNGHSPQELRYYGAIGRDFGPY from the exons ATGCGCACCCTTTTTCAA ATCTTCTGCCTCGTTGCAACAATGACAACGATTATGGGAAGAGAATCCATCCCGGAAGCGGTGCGGAACTACAACCTGAACATTCAGAGCTTTCAAAACTTCCAGTTTTTCAAATATCCGGGAAAGCTGACACCGTACGGGGTACGGCCAGGTAACCATAATCCGTCGTGGAGTCAGAAGGCAGCGGCTGTGTTCAAGTACTTCAAAGACGTTGCCGTTGGACCACCGATGCGAAATTATGGCGTCAGGTTCGATGAGAAGAGAGCCCTCCGACTCAGAAGTGCCTATCAGAAACAGTTTGGCTATCGGGGTGAGAATCTGGTGGCTCTGATCGGAAATGGACATTCACCTCAAGAGTTGCGGTATTATGGTGCAATAGGGCGTGACTTTGGGCCATACTAG